NNNNNNNNNNNNNNNNNNNNNNNNNNNNNNNNNNNNNNNNNNNNNNNNNNNNNNNNNNNNNNNNNNNNNNNNNNNNNNNNNNNNNNNNNNNNNNNNNNNNNNNNNNNNNNNNNNNNNNNNNNNNNNNNNNNNNNNNNNNNNNNNNNNNNNNNNNNNNNNNNNNNNNNNNNNNNNNNNNNNNNNNNNNNNNNNNNNNNNNNNNNNNNNNNNNNNNNNNNNNNNNNNNNNNNNNNNNNNNNNNNNNNNNNNNNNNNNNNNNNNNNNNNNNNNNNNNNNNNNNNNNNNNNNNNNNNNNNNNNNNNNNNNNNNNNNNNNNNNNNNNNNNNNNNNNNNNNNNNNNNNNNNNNNNNNNNNNNNNNNNNNNNNNNNNNNNNNNNNNNNNNNNNNNNNNNNNNNNNNNNNNNNNNNNNNNNNNNNNNNNNNNNNNNNNNNNNNNNNNNNNNNNNNNNNNNNNNNNNNNNNNNNNNNNNNNNNNNNNNNNNNNNNNNNNNNNNNNNNNNNNNNNNNNNNNNNNNNNNNNNNNNNNNNNNNNNNNNNNNNNNNNNNNNNNNNNNNNNNNNNNNNNNNNNNNNNNNNNNNNNNNNNNNNNNNNNNNNNNNNNNNNNNNNNNNNNNNNNNNNNNNNNNNNNNNNNNNNNNNNNNNNAATAAACAGAATATGAGGCGGCTCGGCCGACCAATAAATAATAAACAGAATATGAGGCGGCTCGGCCGACCAATAAATAATAAACAGAATATGAGGCGGCTCTGCCGACCAATAAATAAATTAAATTACTAGTAAATAATATATGCGGTATTCCGGCCATTATAACATGATATAAAAAATAGTAGAGGCGGTATACCGACCATTATAACAGGGTATAAATGATACAAATAAATTTTACCGAATCGCAGAGTGATCGTGCTGATAACGTGTTATAAAAGAACTGAAATTTTATTATATCGCAGGAATTTAAATAAGGGCAAAATTTTATACTCGTACGAAGAAGATAACACTGATAAGAAGAGAGGATGTGTTATTAAAGGAGAAAGGATGGTGTAATCGTGTTTTTACAAATGATCGAAAACTCCGTATTTATAGAAGAAAAATTACTGTGCAAATAGTAATAGTGAAACCCATATCTTTAATTATTTCAACATTTTCGGCGTTGGAAATGTCTGACTTTCATAACAATAATTTCCTTTTGCCAAACAGGAAAAGAAACCGTTAGTTTTCACTTTTACACTCATTCTTTTTTCTTATAACCAGTGAATTTCAGATTGAGCTCCAAACTAATATCCACTAATTATCTAATAGTACTAGTTCCTTTTACTCCCACTTTTTGTTTTGTTTTGTGTATCTACACAATTAAAGAAAACTTGTCAACTAACAATCAGGGGGAGGGGGATCCTGTTTGAAGAAACCTCACAATACTAAAAGTGCGTACCACAAAGATACGAGGTTATGCTCTAAGATTTCAAAGAGAGAATCCATTCGTGGGCTATATCTTTCGTTAGGAATTTTTTTTTTTATCATCTAATAGATTAATATCAGCTTGAACAAAGTATTACACAAAGCCGGCAAAGGTTTGCAATCTTTCTGGAGCCAAACGCCAGCAAAGTGATATACACCATCTAGAGTCTCGGTTTAGTACATACACTAAAACATAAACTAGATAAAAGGAGGCAGGCAAAGTTGATTAGGAACATAGAGAAATAAACGATACACTTGAAGAATGGAGAAGCAGAACGGAGCCGGAAACGGAGATGAGTGAGAAAGTGATGCAAGCCTAATTATTTAAGTTCGAAGATGACCTCCTAAAATAGTTTCACCAGTGAAACACGTTCAAGTACCAAAACACGTTCAAATACCAACCATAAAATCGCTTCAACACAAGAAGCCACGAGAGAAACGATTTTAATAGTATAGAGATAAAAAAAGTTGAACATGATATCATTTAACAACAAGAAGGTTTCGTCTAGTGTCTGCTCTTGTTATGCTTGTTCAGTTGTTCCTATGCTACATATATTAGTGATTTATTAATCCCTTGACTATAACTCTACCAAAATGCTGTCAGAAATAACTATGCTATTCAGTTTGTTATCTATATTTAAGATAACTGATTATTCTACAAAAACTTGTTTGTACTGGTTGAACTGGGAGAACCATAACGTTCTTCGTAAATCATACTTCACATTATGTGTTGAAATTTCTTAGCAAGGAAATGAAGCAGATCAAATAATGTAACTATACACAAGTTAAAACTGTCATGGTTTATCATTCACTTTGATACATATATACTTTTTAGTAAAATACATCATTTATAACGGCTAAAAATAGGAACCAACAATACAAGAAGTTAGGAAGGATCAAATACTTGTGTGAGATTTCAAGGAGATCAGTTACTGGAGAATCTCCTCAGATTCATAAAAAGCTTTTATTTGCAGAGAGAGAGATGATCAGAAGGCAGAAGAAGACGGCCAAGGTGGTTACAGGGGTAATGGGACTCTGCATCCTTGCTTACATTGCAGTACCGTCTTTGCATTGGCATCTCAACGAGACCATTGAAGACTCTCTACATTCCTCTTGTCCTCCTTGTGTATGTGACTGTTCTTCTCAGCCTCTCCTCTCCATCCCTGACGGTAATCATCGTTCTTTCTTCTTTTGCAAGTGATAAAATTCAATTATTGATGTGTGTGATTCACATTGTTTCTTCTGCAGGATTGAGCAATCATAGCTTCTTGGGTGAGTGTTATTATTTCATAGCAATACCTTTTATAGTTAGTAAGAACGCTAAAACTTGGCAGACTTCATATGTTGGTTCTTGTTTCATTGTCAAGATTGTATGAGACGTGAGGAAGGGAGTGAAGAGAGCGAGAGTAGTTTCACAGAGATGGTAGCTGAAGAGCTGAAGCTAAGAGAAGCACAAGCTCAAGAAGACAAATGGCGTGCAGACAGGTTGCTGCTAGATGCTAAGAAAGCAGCATCTCAGTATCAGAAAGAAGCTGATAAGTGCAGCATGGGGATGGAGACGTGTGAGCTAGCAAGAGAGAAATCAGAGGCGACTCTAGACGAACAGAGAAGACTGTCTTACATGTGGGAGCTTCGAGCTCGGCAAAATGGATGGAAAGAAGTAACCAACGTTGTTGTTTCCTCTGATAATCTATAAAGAATCAGTCAAATCTTTTATTGTTTCCAACATATCTGAAACTCTTCAATAGAGATATTGAGTTAGGACAAGGTGAAATGTTTGTCTACTTTGTAGTGACCTTGACATTAGTCTTGTCTAGGATAACGTTGAGGATCTTCCCAGGTACATAGATCCTCTTCTTGATCGATTGTCCGTCTAGATATTTCTCAAGTTTCTTGTCCTGTGAAGCTAGAGCAAAAGCATCATCTTCAGAACATCCTTCTTCAACCTCAATGGTGCCTCTTGTCTTCCCATTTATCTGAACCGGAAGAACAATAGTTGTGTCCTTCAAGTAATCCGGATTTGCCTGCATAATGACCAAAATACTCAATACAGTTAAACACTCTCCTCTGTTGTGTTTATATGTTGGATGTGTACCTTAGGGAAGCTTTCATAGGCCAGAGAACTCGAATGGCCTAACCGTGACCAAAGCTCTTCCGCCATGTGTGGCGCATAAGGTGAGAGCAAAAGAACAAAAGGCTCAATGATTCCTCTAGGTTGATTATTCCACTGTTTAATGAGAAGAAACAAGAGCAAGGATCAGTGCTTGAAACTGACTTGTATAAGAGTTCTTGAGATCAAACCTTATAAGCTGCATTAACAAACTCCATCATCCCTGAAATTCCAGTGTTGAATCTTGTACTCTCAATTTCCTCTGTCACCTACAAAGTTTACACATCTATCTTAAGTAGGAAGTAATCAAACCACTCAGAGATAACACTGGGGGTATGAAATGACCTTAGCTATGCATTTATGGAGAGAACGGAGTTGTTCAAGGGTCGGTTCATCATCAGTCACTACAGTGCCATCTTTGAAAGATCCATCAGATAGAGGCGAACCGATGACTAGTCTCCATGTTCTTGCCAAGAAACGGTGCACGCCTTCGATCCCACTTGTGTTCCAAGTCTTTGAATCCCTAGTAGAAGCAAATGCAGCAAATGTAAACGCAAGAGAAAACGTTATAATACAACATGTGGGATGTGAAGTTTTACCTAAAAGGTCCCATGAACATTTCATACAAACGTAGAGAATCTGCACCATACTCTGACACAACATCATCAGGATTCACTACATTTCCTCTGCTTTTGCTCATTTTATAAGCACGTGGAATCAAACGAATGCTAGGGTCTTCTTTCAGAACAAAATGATCTCCAGACTTCATAACCTATATATACCATTAAAGATCATAATACAACTCCTGAGAGTCAAAACCAGTTTTAGTTACTGAATGAGAAGAGAAGAAGAAGATTCATACTTTATCGTCAGGGATTGTCACTTGTTGATACTCATTTAACCGTTCTTCAGTATGTGCAGATACATAGCTTCCTTCTTGGTCTTTCCAAGCTGTATACTGGACCTCCCCAAGGATGATTCCTTGGTTTATAACACACTTGAAGGGCTCTTTCGTCGACACAACACCAATGTCATAAAGTACCTGCGATGATGCAGTAAACAGGATTTGCAGTGTTGAGCAATAGAAAGCTAAAAGAAAGAGAGTTTTTTTTTTCAAAAGACACATACCTTGTGCCAAAACCTAGAGTATAGTAAGTGTAAAACTGCATGTTCAGCACCACCGACGTACACATCTACTGGGCTCCAGTATCTGCCACATGTATAGCAACACTCATAAGAAGAATCTTCCCAAAAGTAACAAAGCTTTACTTAAATGGTTCTCACTTTTCTTTTTCCTTGTCAACTAATGCTTCAGGGTTTTTTGGGTCCATGAATCTCAGATAGTACCTGGAGATTAAAAAAAGACTATCATGAATACAATATAGCAGAAATCACTCAACTTTTGTTTAGTTTCTCACTACATAACTCAACATCCTTCAACACACCAGTAACATTGTAAAGAGTATAGCTTATAAATAGATATTTACCAGCAAGAGCCAGCCCATTGTGGCATAGTGCTTGTTTCTCTTTTGGCAGGCTTCCCTGTTGCAGGATCTACAGTGTTCACCTGCAAAATCATCAATCATAAACAAAAATGTCCATCTCCATCTTTAAATATCCAAAAAGCAAAGCATACCCATGAAACTGCTTTTGACAGTGGTGGTTCCCCTGTTCCAGTGGGAGTGAAATCATTCAACTCAGGTAAAGTGAGTGGCAGTTCAGATTCAGAAACCGCAATAGTTTCACCAGACTCATCCAAAATTAAGATAGGGATAGGTTCTCCCCAGTAACGCTGCCTTGCAAATAGCCAATCCCTCAACTTGTAGTTTACCTGCCAATAAGAAAAACCTTTAAAAGTAAGAAACAAAAGAGCTAAAGTTTTACATAGTAAGAGAAGACATGAGGATGAAACCTTTTTCTTTCCATTGCCGGTTCTCTCAGCCCATTCAATAACTTTCAAAGCAGCTTCTTTGCTAGATAGTTGATTAATGTCAAGTCCTGTTTCCACACTTGATGAGTTTTCAATTATCCCCACTCCTGGATAAACCTCATCACTTGAACTTGCCTCGTTCCTCACCACCCACTTGATGGGAATGTTATACTTCAACGCAAACTCGTTATCACGAGTATCATGAGCTGGCACAGCCATGATTGCTCCGGTTCCATAGCTGCCACATATAACAAAGTTCTCTGTCACACACACAAATGCAATTCAAAAGCAAATGTAAAATGTTAAAAGCTGAAGTTACCTTGCTAGAACATAATCAGCTACCCAAATGGGAATAGCCTCCCCATTAGCTGGATTTTTCGTGTAACATCCAGTGAACACGCCTGTCTTTTCCTTCTGAAGTTCTGTTCTCTCAAGATCACTTTTCCTTGATGCAAAATCTTTGTATTCCTCAACCTGCAACCATAAGCAAGGACTCAATGTAGGACTCATGTAATGGAAAGAGAAGAAGTAATAAAACTTACTTGTTGTTTCTGTTCTAGTGTTACAAAGTAAGACAATAAATGATGCTCTGGTGCCACAACCATGTAACTGCAAAAACGAAGAAGGGAACATATAAAGCCAAGCAAGAATCACAATTTAGATTTTGAATCATAAAGTTTGAATCATACGTTGCTCCAAAAAGGGTATCTGGTCGGGTGGTGTAAACTGTAATCCCTTTGTCAGTTTCTTGGCCTTCACCATCAAGAACTGTAAAATCCAGTTCAGCTCCTTCAGATCTTCCTATCCAGTTTCTCTGCATTTCCTTTATACTTTCAGGCCACTCAAGCTCGTCCAGATCCTCCAGAAGACGATCAGCGTAGGCAGTGATCTTCAGCATCCATTGCCTCATGGGCTGCTTGGTAATAAACAATGTCACTGTAAAATCCATGAGAAGTTTCAAAACAGAGGAAAAGAACAATGTCACTGTAATAGTACTCCTAGAACAGTAAAGGATATTTATTACCTTTCTTATAACCGGGTGGCCGCCACGCTCACTAACCCCATCCACCACTTCCTCATTGGCCAAAACAGTTCCAAGAGCCGGGCACCAATTTACAGGTACTTCAGCCTGAAGTTATTACAGCTCTTTCAATAACTTTTCTATAAACATTTGCACAATTTTAAAAAATTGTGAACTTGAGGATGACTTTCTTGACCTGATATGCCAAACCTCTCTTATAAAGCTGAAGAAAGATCCACTGTGTCCATTTATAATAGTCTGGCTCTGTTGTAGAAAGTTCACGGTCCCAGTCATATGAAAATCCCAGCGATTTGAGCTGCAACCAAAACAAATGGAAACACAATTAGGAAACAAGTGGTCTACGGATCTTACTATCATTATAAACCTACGCAAATAGCAGGGCCGGTACTGGATAAAGCAAAATGAAACATTCGCTTCAAGCCCCTAAATTTTTTGAAGAAAATTACATAAATTTAAGCCCCCAAATTTGTAGAAATTTTTTTAAAAATCAAAATTTTTTTACTAAATCGCCTACAACACCTAAAATCTCAACGGGGCAAACAGCCATCTAAACAATAATAAAGACCTTCTTGGATATAAGTAAGCAGACAAGCTTAATATTCAACCAAACCAACTAATATCAAAATACTGAGTTTTCTAGGTTAGTGTTAAGTTGAAAGCAATGCACCTACCTGCAAACGAAAGCGGTCAATGTTCTTCAATGTTGTAGTTTTCGGATGAGTTCCTGTCTGCAATGTAGATTACATATGTTCGGTAAGGACTTAAAAAGGCTTATCCACAATGATAGTAATCTAGAAAATGGACCTCAATAGCATATTGTTCAGCAGGCAAACCAAAAGCATCCCAACCCATAGGATGCAAAACATTGTAACCTTGCATACGCCTAAGCCTCGTTAGAATATCAGTTGCTGTGTAGCCCAGTGGATGCCCCACGTGTAACCCTGCTCCACTGAAGACAAGAACCCACAAACAAAAACCTCATGTTTAACCACAAAGCTCATACCTTTAAGCTGAATTAGCCTCTCACTCAGTCAAAAGTTGTGAACTTTATAGATCACTAGTGATAGAAAGAATATACCTTGGATAAGGAAACATGTCGAGGACGTAGAACTTGGGTTTGGAAGTGTCGACATCGTCTGGTGTCCGGAAAGTACGGTTGTCTTCCCAGTAACGTTGCCACTTGGGCTCAATTTCGTGAAACGGATAGACCCTTTTCGCCGTTTCCGTCGCCGGACTTTCGTTTTTGAGGTTACACTGAGTCTTCTTCTTCGCCGAGCTCCTGACTCTGGCGTGATGAGAGCGACGCCGTTGGAATGGGAGACTGGGAAAGGGATGATTTGGAGAGACTTTGGGACAAATATGAAGGCAACAGGGTGACACCACAAATGGGTCTGAACGAAATTGATGAGAGCTCATCATTGTCTATGTCGTCTCTCTTTGTGGCTTTTCCTGCGCCGGAGACGAATGGATAATTAGATAAGTGTTCTCTTTGAACACCACTTGAGGCGATGGTTACTCGGACGACGCCGTTTTCTATATTTTGAAGTTGTGTGTCGGGGTTCTTACGTCGTCGTTTTCCGTTTTTTCCTTTTAGTTGTTTGTTGTTCTAACGATTATCTCTATTTTTTTTTTTTTGGTCTATGAAGCATAAT
The DNA window shown above is from Brassica oleracea var. oleracea cultivar TO1000 chromosome C3, BOL, whole genome shotgun sequence and carries:
- the LOC106335447 gene encoding uncharacterized protein LOC106335447; translation: MIRRQKKTAKVVTGVMGLCILAYIAVPSLHWHLNETIEDSLHSSCPPCVCDCSSQPLLSIPDGLSNHSFLDCMRREEGSEESESSFTEMVAEELKLREAQAQEDKWRADRLLLDAKKAASQYQKEADKCSMGMETCELAREKSEATLDEQRRLSYMWELRARQNGWKEVTNVVVSSDNL
- the LOC106335446 gene encoding leucine--tRNA ligase, chloroplastic/mitochondrial; translated protein: MMSSHQFRSDPFVVSPCCLHICPKVSPNHPFPSLPFQRRRSHHARVRSSAKKKTQCNLKNESPATETAKRVYPFHEIEPKWQRYWEDNRTFRTPDDVDTSKPKFYVLDMFPYPSGAGLHVGHPLGYTATDILTRLRRMQGYNVLHPMGWDAFGLPAEQYAIETGTHPKTTTLKNIDRFRLQLKSLGFSYDWDRELSTTEPDYYKWTQWIFLQLYKRGLAYQAEVPVNWCPALGTVLANEEVVDGVSERGGHPVIRKPMRQWMLKITAYADRLLEDLDELEWPESIKEMQRNWIGRSEGAELDFTVLDGEGQETDKGITVYTTRPDTLFGATYMVVAPEHHLLSYFVTLEQKQQVEEYKDFASRKSDLERTELQKEKTGVFTGCYTKNPANGEAIPIWVADYVLASYGTGAIMAVPAHDTRDNEFALKYNIPIKWVVRNEASSSDEVYPGVGIIENSSSVETGLDINQLSSKEAALKVIEWAERTGNGKKKVNYKLRDWLFARQRYWGEPIPILILDESGETIAVSESELPLTLPELNDFTPTGTGEPPLSKAVSWVNTVDPATGKPAKRETSTMPQWAGSCWYYLRFMDPKNPEALVDKEKEKYWSPVDVYVGGAEHAVLHLLYSRFWHKVLYDIGVVSTKEPFKCVINQGIILGEVQYTAWKDQEGSYVSAHTEERLNEYQQVTIPDDKVMKSGDHFVLKEDPSIRLIPRAYKMSKSRGNVVNPDDVVSEYGADSLRLYEMFMGPFRDSKTWNTSGIEGVHRFLARTWRLVIGSPLSDGSFKDGTVVTDDEPTLEQLRSLHKCIAKVTEEIESTRFNTGISGMMEFVNAAYKWNNQPRGIIEPFVLLLSPYAPHMAEELWSRLGHSSSLAYESFPKANPDYLKDTTIVLPVQINGKTRGTIEVEEGCSEDDAFALASQDKKLEKYLDGQSIKKRIYVPGKILNVILDKTNVKVTTK